The genome window GGATTGTCTTGGGGACCGCCGCCGGAGAGATGTCCACCTCGACTTCGACCGGCCGGGCGTCGATTCCAAACAGGGCGTAGGTGCAGAGTTTGGACAGCATTGAAGGGCGCGGCCGGAGAAGAGGTTCGAGACGGAGAGCAAGCCCGCCGGGCCCACACTCGCAGCGACTCAGGTCCGGTATTGAACCTTTGAACAGCAGTGCCGTCTAGGGAGCGTTCTACTGAAGAGAGGCCCGGCGTCGCGGTGCACCACAGTCGGTACTAGCCTCGGACCGTTCCCGTTCCAGCTGCAAGTCCCGGAGGAAGCGGTGGAGCAGGCCACCGGCGGAGAGATCGCCGGTCTCTTCCCCGTGGGCCCAGAGGTCCACGAGCGGGATCGCGTGCTCGGCGGCGATTCCGCGGGTTGCCTCCACATAGACCAAGCGGTCGATCTCGTCTTCGGCGGAGGTCGCGGCGCGGAACGTCGGCGTCATGAGGATCACCTCGCAGCCGCGGCGATGGCAGTAGCGGGTGAGCTGAATCAGCCGCCGCTCGAACCGCGGCAGCCCCTTGAGGGCCCGGACCTCCTCGCGGGTCGTCGTGCCGACGACCAGGATGTCCGGCCGGAAGCGGGCCACGCGGCGGTCGAAGTCCTGGAGGAGTTCCGTCAGCCGCAGCCCCGGCGAAGAGGTATCGACGAAGGCGTCGGTCTGCCGCCGCAGATTCTCCCGGATCGCCACCCCCGCCAGCCCGGAGAGCGGAACGGACGGGCCGTCATCAGGGGCGCCGCACGCCGGTTCGCCGGTGAAGACCCAGGCCAGGGGCGTCGCCCGGTCGGCGATCGCGGTCTCGAACGACCGCCGCTTCCGTTTCCACGTCGGGACGGGTGCGGATCCGGCCCCAGAAACCGTCGCCGTCTCCTCGGGGCCTGGCTCCGAAACTGCTGATCTTGCCTGAAGTTGCGCCAGAAGAAACAGCCGGCGACGTCGGTCCGCTTGCTCCGCAGAGAATCCGGTCATGTGACAGCCCTGGAAGGACGGCGTCGACGAGTCCGAGGATTGTATCGTGAAAACCCGTGGAAAGGGAAAAGAACAGGAATTCACGACGTATGCAGTGGTTAAGGACGGTTCCTTCCGGTCCCACCTCTGGGTAGAGTGTGAAGGCTCGGACGGACGGAGGCCCGGTTTTCCGCGTTGTTTTTCACGGCCCTCCGCGTCCGGACGTAGCGTTCGTCGCCTTTCATTCATCTTCGTCGTTCTTCCTGACCATGCACACGTTGTCCTTGTCGCTTCTGGCTCAGCAGGCGGTTCAGGCTCCGCAGACGCCGACCGGCCTCGTCCTCGGCTTCCTGCTGGCGATCGTCGCGCTGTTCATCGGGGTCAACTACTTCACCCGGACCGGCTCGATCGCCCGGGCGACCCTCAAGGAAGCGATCCGCCAGCCGGTGTTCATCCTCCTGGCGGTCGTCGGCGTCGTGGTCGGGGTGGTGAACTACTACCTCCCGTTCTTCTCGCTCGGCGAAGACACCAAGATGTTCGTCGACTGCGGGCTGGCGACGACTCTCATCTGCTCGCTGATCCTCGCCGTCTGGACTGCCTCCCTCAGCGTGGCGGAAGAAATCGAAGGTAAGACCGCAATCACCCTGCTCTCGAAGCCGGTCACGCGGCGGGAGTTCATCCTCGGGAAGTACTTCGGGATCCTGCAGGCCTCGTTCTGGATGATCGTGATCGTCGGGACGGTGCTCGTCTGTCTGACCTACTTCAAGTTCGGCTTCGACCAGAAGGAGTCGGGCAAGGAACTCCTCGACTACGTCGAGTGGCGCGGGAACATTCCCTCGCTGCAGAAGGACCGCTACGAGGCGGCCGTGACGCTGCTCCCGGGCCTCGTCCTGATCTTCTTCGAGTCGGCTGTCATGGCGGCGGTGAGCGTGGCGATTTCGACCCGCATGCCGATGATCGTGAACATGACCGCGTGCTTTTCGATCTTCATCGTCGGGCACCTGATGCCGGTGCTCGTCCGGTCCGCCCTGCAGGACATTCCGTTCGTCCCGTTCGTGGCCCAGTTCTTTGCCACCGTCCTGCCGGCGCTGGAGAACTTCAACATGTCCGCGGCCGTCTCGACGGGTAAAATTATCCCGTCTGCCTATCTCCTCTCGACAGGCGCGTACGCGGTGGCGTACTCGGCAGCGATCGTGCTGCTGGCCTTCATCCTGTTCGAGGACCGGGATCTGGCGTAGCAGGCCGACTGAGTTGAAGGTCGAGTGCCCCGTGGCGAATGGACCAGGAACGGCTGTCCGTTCGGCCCTCCCCCCGGGGTGCCAGGCCCTCGACCAACAAGTAAGGGAGTGAGATCCCGGTTACGGATTGCCAGTCGTAGAGGATGGTCCGCCCCGCTCGCGACGTTCAGGAATCCGACATGTCCGCCCCGACCGGTTTCGATCGTCTCCTCCCCCGCCGCATCTGGACGCAGAGCATCGGGCTCCGCATCCTGCTCTGGAGCTCTCTGGCGGCGATCTCGATCGTTGTCGTGCTCTGTATCTTCGCTCTGCTGGTGGACTTGCTGGTTCACCATGGACACTTGGTGATCGCTCCGGACGACGCTCCCCGGGCCGTCGCTTTCTTCGGTTTCGACGAAGGGACCACGCTCCCCACCGGTAACACCGGACTGATGCCGACCGCATGGGCCTTGCGGAACATCAATCCCGTGGGGCAGCTGCTGGCCTGGGGGATGCGGAACGAATTCCTCCGCACGAACCGCGGCTCGCTCTTCTGGCTGATCTTCGCGTGGGCCTCGTTCGCCGCTCTCTGGACGATCTGCCGCTCCCGAATTCGGACTCTCTCATCGCGGCTCGCCGCCGAGGTCGCCTCCCGAGTCCGAAGCGACCTGCACCGGCAGTCGCTCCGCGTCGGCCTGAGCGGGCTCGACAACACCCCCAACGAGACGGTCGTCTCGCTGTTTCTCCGGGAGACCGGCCAGATCTGGGACGGGGTCTTCGCCTTCGCCCGGACGTGGTGGCGGGAGATCCTGACCTCGGTGCTGGTCCTGCTGCTGCTGCTCCGGCTCGACTGGCGGCTGACGCTGCAGGCGGTCGTTCCGCTGGCGGCCGCGGTGTGGCTCTACTGGTATGAGCGCCGGGCCGGAGCCGATCAGCGTCGGCTGGCGATCGACCGGGCCTCGGGCGCGGTTCGGGCTCTCTCGGAAGGGCTCGGAAAGCCGCGGCTGGTCCGGGGATACTCGATGGAGCACTTCGAGCACGAGCAGTTCCAGACGTATCTCGACCGCCTGACGCGCGATGTCTTGCTGGGGCAGAACCTGGAAGGCTCCACGATCTGGACCGCCCGGGCGGGGATCGCGCTCCTCTCGGCCATCGTCCTGTTCCTGATCGGGGCCCGTGTCCTGTCGGAGACGAATCCGATCTCGCTTGCCGTGGCGGCGACGTTCCTCGTCGGCTTCGGCCTTCTGATCCGAAGCGTCAACGCCCTCAAGCATCAGGTCGACGCGCGGTTGAAGCTCGACATCGCCAGCAATGCGGTGCAGCGTTATCTCCTGACGATTCCCGAAGTGAGTCAGGCGGTCGGGGCCAAGTTCATCGAGCCGGTCTCCAAATCGATCATCTTCGAGAACGTCACGTACGCGGTCGGCAGCAGCAAGCCGCTCCTGGAGCGGTTCGACCTGCGGATTCCGGCGCGGAGCTCCGTGGCTGTCGTCTCGTTTGACCGCCGCGTCTCCCGCGCGATCGCCTACATGCTCCCGCGGTTCATCGAGCCGCAGGCGGGCCGCGTGCTCTTTGACAGCGAGGATGTCGCCTGGGGGACTCTGGAGTCGATCCGGGCGGAGATGCTCTACGTCGGCGGGGACGATCCGCTGTTCACCGGCACCGTGCTGCAGAACATCACTTGTGGTGATGCCAAGTACACGACGATGGCCGCGACCGATGCCGCCAAGATGGTTCACGCCCACCAGTTCATCCAGAAGCTGCCGCAAGGTTATGAGACGCTGCTGGGGGAACATGGGGACCGGCTTGATGCCGGCCAGTCGTTCCGGATCGGACTGGCGCGGGCCGCGCTGCGGAACCCGGCCTGTCTGGTTGTCGAAGAGCCGGAGATCACCTTCGATTCTGTCACGAAGGATGCGATCGACGATGCCTACTCCCGTCTGATGAACAATCGGACGGTGATCTTCCTTCCGACGCGGCTGTCGACGGTCCGTCGTGTGGATCAGGTGGTGCTGGTGAATGAGGGGCGGGTCGAGGCGATTGGTCCGTATGCGGATCTGGTGACGAAGTCGGACCTGTTCCGGCATTGGGAGTACACGACGTACAACGTGTACAAGAAGGGCTGAGCGAGTTGGTGTCTTGAACCGGGTCCAGGGGCACCCCTGGTGGGGAGTGCAGAGGGGCAACGCCTCTTTGCCCGCCGGAGGCCCTCTCGTCGAGAGATGTCTGAAGGAGCGAGTGTCCAAGTGCGGACAACGTGCCGTATGCCCCCTCACCAATCCGCGGGGATGGCAAAGCGAGCGGTGAGTCCTCAACGCCGGGGCCACAAAGCGAACATCCGTTGTGTACCACGGTTCCTCATAGAAGTGCCTCCGGCGGCAAGGGGGCGGGGCCCCCTTGACCCCAGGCTGCCGGAGCACGTTGGGTTTGACGTGACACAGCCGTGCCGGCGAGGGGACGGAATTGGCCTGCCCCCCTTACTAGGAAGACGGTAGCCTCCCGCAACGTCGTCTTCGCGAAGGATCGCCATGCACGCCCAGGAGTGGATTGCCCGGTTCGGACGCCGGCAACGGATCATCGGAGCAGCACAGCTCCGGCGCGTGCTCGGCCGGCAATCCAAGGAGTGCACTTGGTGCGGCGCGGCGGTCCCGCCCCGCCGGAGCCGATGGTGCGGCCAGCCCTGCGTCGACGCCTTCCTGTCACTCCAGCCCGCGGCGATCTTCCAGGCCGTTTCAAAACGTGACCGAGGGGTCTGCTCACTCTGCGGCTGCGACACCGAGCGGATCCGCCGGATCGTCAACGCCCTCCGCCGTCGCCGGGAGTTCGGCGGCGCCCGCATCTATCTCATCGCACTCAAGAAGGAGGGATTCCGGACGGGACTCTTCTCCGTCCGGCGGCTGTGGGAGGCGGACCACATCGTCCCGGTCTGCGAAGGGGGCGGCCTGTGCCGGGCCGATGGATATCGGACACTGTGTCAGCCATGCCACAAGCGGGTCACCGCCGACCTGGCCCGCCGGCGGCGAAAAGCGGCATGAGAGAAGCGGACGGGATCCGGCAGAAGAAGAAAGGAACAGCTTACTGCCGTCGCCTCTCGTGTGGACCAGAACCGTTCGGGCCCCCCGAACCTTTCGGACTCTCGGATGCTCTTGCTCTCATTCCGGCCCTTCGCCATAAGCCTCCAGCCCTGTTCAAACTTGGGCAATTTCCACCGTCCATTTGGAGTTTCTGGAGAATCTGGCCTGTCACGGTCGAAAGCATTCGATATACTTAATCCATCACACCCGAGTCTGACGTGTGATGGCCTGCGGGTTCAGGCGTGCTGTCTGGCTCGTTGTTTCTGTCTGGATTGCGGTGTTTCTGCCGCGAAGTGCCTTGGTTGAGTCTCCGGCTCATTTGTGTGTGGCCGGTGTCGATCGAGAGCATTGACGGTGTGGTGAAATCCGTCGAGCGTCCGTCGTTGCGATGGTTTCGCCGATGTTTCCGGAGAGTGGCGAACTCTCCATCCGCCGGGTGAATGTCGTTCATTCCGGCTGCTGAGTCGGGTTCTGCCCGCCGGCGGCTGAAGAGCGTGGTCACCGCGGTCATCCCTTTGACCCAGGGCACACGTGGGTTGTGGGGATTCGGTTCTGGACCGATCCGATTGATCCTGTGGACCAGTCGGAAGGACGTGATTTCAGGGATGTTTTCACGGCGACTGGCCGGCTGTTTTTTGCGAACGGCACGATGGTCGCATCGGGAACGTCCTTGTCTCGTCCCTCTCGGTTCAGCAGGGGTGCTGCGCACCCGAGTGGTCCTGCACGGGGTCGTCCTGTCCTTCTGACTGTGTTGCTGGTCTGGGACAGGTCAGCCGGCCCCTCCAGAGCGCGGAAAAGAGTCCGCGTGTGAAAACGGTGCCGATCGGCACCCGGAGAGTTTGATCAGATGACAAGCATTTTCATTGGCAATCTGCCCTTCGAAGCGTCGGAACGGGAAGTCCGCACCGCCTTCGAACGCTACGGGCGGGTGTCGTCGGTCCGCATGGTGACCGATCGCGGAACCGGCCGTTCCAAGGGCTGTGCGTTCGTCTCGATGTCCCGTCTGGACGACGCCGACGAGGCGATCCGGCGGCTGAATGGCTCGACGATCGGCGGACGCCGCGTCACCGTGAACGAAGCCCGCTCGTCTTCGCCCCCGCCGCCGCATGTGGCGAGCGGCCGGTCCGAGTCGGCCCGACCCATCGCGCCGATCAAGGATCCGATTCCCTGGGATCGCTTCTAAACGAGGCGGCCCCCAGAACGGACGGGCCAGAGCGGACGTGCCGGAACGGACGTCACAAAAAGCAAAAGTACGAGAATCCAAGGCCAGCCCGCAACCCGCGGATGCTGGCCTTTTGTCTGTCGGGACCTCTCCTGTCTCGAACCCCACTGTAGGGAAGCCCTGCCCTCGGCGTTCCCGTCTCTGAAGCCCGTTGACGCTGGCCGATCGGCAGGCGTAGGATGGATTTGCGACCGTGCCACCTCGCGGCACCGGCACCCTTGGCACAACCCGCACAGGTTGCCTCCGCGGATTGATTCGAGTGTCTCTCACGCGGATGGCCCGCCCGGTCGATGACCGAGAGGAGATAGAGTCAGCGGTCCGTGTCGGTCTCGTGGAGCGTCCGCCTGCCAGGATGAGGTGGCCGCGACACCGGTTCCTCCCACACCCGCGTCAGGGGCGGTGAGCATGAATCTGTTCGGTAAGATCTGCGCCTTCTTCCTCGTGCCGGTCAGCGCCGCCTGTGCGCTGTATTTGGCGGGCCGGCTGTTCGACGTCCGGTCGAAGTACCAGGCCAAGTACGACACCCTGGTCCAGACCCGCGACAAGAATCAGGCCCAGCTCAAGACGCTGGAGCCGGAAGTCGCCGCGCTGGATCGGCAGATCTCCCTGGTGCAGAACTCCTGGGGACAGGAGTGGACCGCTCCCAACTCCAGCGTTCAGGGGGGAGCCGAGCCGATCATCGATCTCGGCGTCGGAATGAGCGCCGGGCTGGCAACCCAGCCGATGGGGGCCAACAAGCCGCTTCCGACGGTCTTCGTGTTCGCCACGACTCCCGACGGACAGTCCCGCTATCTCGGCGACTTCGACGTCGTCGACCCGCGGGCCGACCGGACGGGGGTCAAGCTCACGCATCCGCCGCTCGCCGGCGAGTCCGAGACGTGGCAGGCGGGTCTGTTCCGGGTCCGCGACCTGATTCCGATCGCCCACCGCAGCAACTTCTACGAGCTCCGGTCGCAGCAGATCCAGATGGACCAGAAGCTCCAGACGGAGCAGGATCTGGTCCGCCTGAAGGACATCGAGATCGCCGGCTCGAAGAAGCAGCTCGATAGCCGCATGGCGGAGCTCAACGGCAATCCGAACGCTCTGCCGGAAGCGAGCGAAGACGTGAAGGAAGGGCTCGTCAAGAGCCTCGCCAAGGAAGAAGGAGTCCGCGATGTCGAGCAGGCCCAGGTCGAAAAGCTCCGCCGCGAGCTGAGCGACAAGTTCGCCGAGCTCCAGACCCTCCTGGCAAAGAACGCCCAGATCGTCGAGCAGATGGAGAAGGAGCGGGGAGTCGCGGGGGACCGGCAGACGGTCGATGCCAAGCCGCTCACCACCAGCCTTCCCCTGCCGGTTTCGCGGTAAGTCCTTCCGCCTGAGAACTCGGCCTGTCGCTCCGATCGCGTCTTCGAAGGGCGCCCTGGAGTCTGGGCAGCCGAGGCGGGCGGCCGGAAGGAATCTCCCAGCGTGTCTGAGCCGTCCCGTTTCGAAGCCGAAATCCGCGCGGGACAGCGGTTCGAGTTCGGCCGGAACTGGGCCAGCTTCCTCGAGCATCTGAACGAAGACCGGATCCAGCGGGCAGTCGGCTCGCTGAGGTCGATGCTCCAGGTCGATCGTCTGGACGGCCGGCGATTCCTGGACATCGGATGCGGCAGCGGTCTCTTCTCGCTCGCCGCGCGGCGCCTCGGAGCCCGGGTCGTCTCCTTTGATTTCGATCCGCAGAGCGTGGCCTGTGCTGAGGAGCTCCGCCGTCGCGAGTTCTCCGATGACCCGGAATGGATCATCCACCGGGGTTCCGCGCTCGATGAAGCGTTCCTCACCTCGCTCGGAGAGTTTGACATCGTCTACTCCTGGGGAGTCCTGCACCACACCGGCCGGATGTGGACCGGCGTGGACCTGGCGTGCCGCCGCGTGGCGGGCCAGGGGACGCTCTTCATCGCCCTCTACAACGACCAGGGCTGGCTCTCGCGGTTCTGGCTGCGGGTCAAGCAGGCGTACTGCGCCCATCCGGTCCTCCGGGGACTGGTTCTGGCGACTTTCGTCCCTTACTTCGCGCTGCGGACGACGCTGAAATCCCTCCTTCGCGGCCGGAACGAGTTTGCGGCGTACTTTGAGGAGCGGGGGATGTCGATCACGCACGACTGGGTCGACTGGCTGGGGGGGCTCCCTTTCGAAGTCGCCGGCTTCGATGAAACGGTGCGGTTCTGCGAGTCCCGCGGCTTCGCGCTCGTCAACTCCCGATCGACGAAGCGGCTCGGCTGCAACGAGTTCGTGTTCCGGCGGGGCCCGGCCGCCGGCTGACGGGCAACCGCCGTATCCCCGGTTTCGCTCCGGGTGTTACACTCCCCTTCGCAAGGAGGAGTGGATGTCGGCCGGTGCGGAGTCGTCGTTTTCCGTGGGATATCGTGTGACCCTGGACCTGTTCCAGGGCCCTCTCGACCTGCTCCTGTACCTCGTGCGGCGGAACGAGCTCGATATCCGCCATCTTCCGATCGCGCCGATCACATCGCAATTCGAAGACTTCCTCTCGATCCTGAAGGCGATCGACCTCGATCTCGTCGGCGATTTTCTGCTGATGGCCAGCACGCTGATGGAGATCAAGAGCCGGGACGTGCTGCCCAACCCGGACGAGACCCCTGACGTCGTCGACGCGGAAGGGCCGCTCGACAACGGGGATCCCAAGGCGGACCTGATCCGCAAGCTGCTCGAGTACAAGCGGTTCAAGGACGCGGCCAATGCCCTTGAGTCGCGGGCACAGGAGTGGCAGGAGCGGTATCCGCGGCTGGCGGACGAGCGGCCCCGTGTGGGCAAGGACCCGGCGGCGGACCGGATCAAGGAGGTCGAGCTGTGGGACCTTGTGAGTGCCCTCGGCCGGATCCTGAAGCGGAAGGATGTCGAGGACGAGCGGACGGTCCAGTACGACGAGACGCCGATCCATGTTTACGTGGCCCAGATCGGCGGGGTCGTGCGGGAGCGGGGGGAGGTCAAGTTCTCGTCGCTCTTTGACGAGGAGACGATTCGGAGCCGGATTGTCGGGATGTTTCTGGCGGTGCTCGAGCTTTTGCGGCACCACGGCTTCCGGGCGCTGCAGGAGGGGGATTATGGCGAGATCACGATCTGGCCGCCTGATCCGAATCTGGAGGGTCACCATGCGGATGTCGTGGCCCGGGAGGAGGAAGTGCCCCCGGCTCCGGTAGCGGAAGTTCCGGAGTCGGATGAAGGTTCCCGACGCAAGAAGCGATTCCGGCGCGATGCTGTGGACGGCGCTTCATAGCCCAACCCAATGTCACAGGCCCGATCCGGGTCCAGGGGGGCACCCTGGTGGGGGATGCAAGGGGGCCGGTGGGGGAGGCGGAAGGGGTTCAGGCTGAAGGCGGAAGGTAGAGCGGCGCAGCTCAAGATCATTTGGTCCTGGTCGGGTCCAGGGGCACCCTGGTCAGGGAGTGCAGAGGGGAGAATCCCCTTTGCCCGCCGGAGGCCGTCTCGTCGAACACCATCGGAAACCTTGTGTGTCCAAACGCGGACGACGTGTGGGATGCCCCCTCACCAACCCGCGGGAACTCCAGGGCGAGCGTGGAGTCCTCAACGCCGGTTCCACAAAACGGACGTCCGTTGTGTCCCACGGTTCCTCATGGAAGGGCCTCCGGCGGCAAGGGGGTGAGACCCCCTTGACCCCAGGCTGCCGTGGCACGTTGGGTTTGAGCTATGGGAGCCGTGCCGGCAAGGACGCGGTTCGGGCCGTCTTTGACTCAGGAGTGTTGCTGGGGCTTGGTCGCCACAACATGAAACGTCGCCCCGCGACGACAGACCGCCGCCAACATCTCCAGCAACGTCGCCGGAGGCATCCCCAACCCAAACGCCAGCGAGTACCACGCGCGCGTCCCGAGCGGAATCCCCTCCGGCGAGGCCGAGCCCCGCAGCAGCCAGGAGTAAAGACCGTTCCGCACCCGCGGGTTGAGCTTGTTCAAAACGCTCTGCACCCACCCATACGGGTTCTGCCGCAGCGAAAAATGATGCCAGCTCCGGACTTGGAACCCGCTGTCGGTCAGCAGCCGCGACATCGCCTGCGTCGAGAAGTGAAACAGATGCCGCGGCGCATCGAGATGAAACCACGCCGCCCCGCTCCAGCGGGCCTGCCAGCTCGAATAGTTCGGGACCGCGATGATCACGTTCCCCCCCGGCTTCAGGATCCGATAGACCTCGGCCAGCGTCTCCCGCGGATTCGACAGGTGCTCAAAGACGTGCCAGATGATGATCTGGTCGAACAGGTTGGCGTCGAACTTCACGTCCGCCAGGGTGTCGCCAAAACGGATCTCCGCCCGAGGATCGGCTCCGCGGGCCGCCTCGGGAGCCCGCTCGGTCCCAAAGACCCGGTACCCTCGATCCGCCAGATCACGGAGCAGGACCCCCCGCCCGCAGCCGACATCAAGGACCGCCGCCCCCCGCGGCAACCGCGACGTAATGAACCGCAACCGCCGCGCGCCGACGAGCCGGACCGCCCCCTCGATCAACCCGCGGAACTTCTCGCCGTTCGAGCCGTAATACTGCGGCGGATAGAAGGTCGCAATCTCCTCCGGGGACGGCATCGGGTCCATCCACGCGAGTCCGCAGTCGGGACACTCGATCAGGCGATTCGCCAACCCCTCGATCCGGAACCGCGGGGCGGCGCGCGTTCCGCCGCACACCGGACAGGTCCGCGTTCCCCCGTCGGTCTCCGAGATCGCAACGGGAGCGCCGGAGGAAATCTCCTCGACACCCCGGTCGTACAGCGCGACAGGAGCGGAAGGAGAGGCGGGCGATGGGGACGATGGCATATCGGAAGCAGAACGCCGTGAGGCGGGCGGGCCGGGAGTGAACGGAGTTGGAAGAAGGACGGGGACGGCGGGACGATCTCCGACCGGGGGCACGCGACGGCGGACCCGCGACACGAGGATGGAGGTTCCCTTGCGTCCGTCTTCCGCTTCAATCTATAGACTACTCGTCAAGATTCCGCCATCGCTCTCTGGCGCCAGCAGGCCATGACCCTCGATCGCACGGGTGTCCGCTCGGACCCACCCTCGGACGGAAACCCCCTCCGAAGGATCGCATGGGGTCTGTTTGCCCTGGGGGTGCTGTTCCTCCTGTGGCGGTTCCCCACGATGTGGTGCCAGCCCGGCGGCCAGGACGAAGAGTGCTACGCGGTCCCCGGCCTGACGATCCTGACGAGCGGCCGGCCGCAGATGCCGCAGCTCCCGGTCCGCGACACGCGGTCGGTCTTCTACCGCTCGGATGACGCGGTCTATCTGGAACCCCCCTTCTTCTTCTACTTCCAGTCGCTGTTCTATGCCGTCCTCCCCGACACCTACGGGACGGCCCGGCTCGCGTCCGCCACCGCGGGGGTCATGCTGATCGCCCTGACGGGAGTCCTCGCCCTGCGGGCCGGGCTCGGCCCCGCCGCGGCCCTGTGGGGGGCGGGGCTGTTCATGATGTCCCGCTGGCTCTTCTTCAACGCCACGATGGCCCGGCCCGACACCCTCTGCTCCGTCTTCGGCCTGCTGACGATCCTGGCGGTCCACGCGTGGGACCGGAGCCGCAAACGGCGATGGCTGCTGGCCGCGGGGGTCGCGATCGGACTCGGCGGACTGACGCACCCGTTCGCCCTCGCCTACGCGGTGCAGGCGGCCGGCTGGATCGCGCTCCGGTCGCGTGGGGCCGGACGGCTCGGAAACCCGGCGCTCGTCGCCGCGGTCTCGCTGGCGGTCGCGGGCCTGTGGATCCCGCTCATCGTCCAGTACCCCGAGACATTCCGGATCCAGTTCCGCAATCAGTTCGTCCACGACGCGGGGGGCTCGCTCCTCGGGCGGATCGCGTTGCCGTGGGAGTCGCTGGCCTATCACGTCGAAAAGACCTGGCCCCACATCGGTCCCTGGCAGTTCCTCCTGCCGTTCGTCGGAACGGCCTGGGCGCTCCTCGCTCGCCACGACTCAGGGGAAGACCCGCGGTGGATCGGCTGGCTCGCATTGTCGGGAGCGTTCCTGATCGCCGTGCTGGTGGGAGCGCATCACCCGGTCTTCGGGTACTTCAGCTATCCCGCGGCGCTCGCCTTCGTCGGCGTCGGGGGGGCGGTCGACCGGCTGAGCCGCGGTCTGGCGCGTGTCCCCGGACTGGCACGTGTCCCCGGACTGGCGTTCCTGTTCGGTGCGGTGATGGTCCTCTCGATGCTCCCCGGCTCGGGGGCCCGGGCGACCCTCGCGCTGACGCGGCATTTTCAGGACGTCAACCACAACGCCCCGCGTTTCAGCCAAGCCCTCCTCAAGGAGCTT of Planctomyces sp. SH-PL14 contains these proteins:
- a CDS encoding RNA recognition motif domain-containing protein, translating into MTSIFIGNLPFEASEREVRTAFERYGRVSSVRMVTDRGTGRSKGCAFVSMSRLDDADEAIRRLNGSTIGGRRVTVNEARSSSPPPPHVASGRSESARPIAPIKDPIPWDRF
- a CDS encoding segregation and condensation protein A; translated protein: MSAGAESSFSVGYRVTLDLFQGPLDLLLYLVRRNELDIRHLPIAPITSQFEDFLSILKAIDLDLVGDFLLMASTLMEIKSRDVLPNPDETPDVVDAEGPLDNGDPKADLIRKLLEYKRFKDAANALESRAQEWQERYPRLADERPRVGKDPAADRIKEVELWDLVSALGRILKRKDVEDERTVQYDETPIHVYVAQIGGVVRERGEVKFSSLFDEETIRSRIVGMFLAVLELLRHHGFRALQEGDYGEITIWPPDPNLEGHHADVVAREEEVPPAPVAEVPESDEGSRRKKRFRRDAVDGAS
- a CDS encoding HNH endonuclease; protein product: MHAQEWIARFGRRQRIIGAAQLRRVLGRQSKECTWCGAAVPPRRSRWCGQPCVDAFLSLQPAAIFQAVSKRDRGVCSLCGCDTERIRRIVNALRRRREFGGARIYLIALKKEGFRTGLFSVRRLWEADHIVPVCEGGGLCRADGYRTLCQPCHKRVTADLARRRRKAA
- a CDS encoding methyltransferase domain-containing protein, with the translated sequence MPSSPSPASPSAPVALYDRGVEEISSGAPVAISETDGGTRTCPVCGGTRAAPRFRIEGLANRLIECPDCGLAWMDPMPSPEEIATFYPPQYYGSNGEKFRGLIEGAVRLVGARRLRFITSRLPRGAAVLDVGCGRGVLLRDLADRGYRVFGTERAPEAARGADPRAEIRFGDTLADVKFDANLFDQIIIWHVFEHLSNPRETLAEVYRILKPGGNVIIAVPNYSSWQARWSGAAWFHLDAPRHLFHFSTQAMSRLLTDSGFQVRSWHHFSLRQNPYGWVQSVLNKLNPRVRNGLYSWLLRGSASPEGIPLGTRAWYSLAFGLGMPPATLLEMLAAVCRRGATFHVVATKPQQHS
- a CDS encoding SGNH/GDSL hydrolase family protein — translated: MTGFSAEQADRRRRLFLLAQLQARSAVSEPGPEETATVSGAGSAPVPTWKRKRRSFETAIADRATPLAWVFTGEPACGAPDDGPSVPLSGLAGVAIRENLRRQTDAFVDTSSPGLRLTELLQDFDRRVARFRPDILVVGTTTREEVRALKGLPRFERRLIQLTRYCHRRGCEVILMTPTFRAATSAEDEIDRLVYVEATRGIAAEHAIPLVDLWAHGEETGDLSAGGLLHRFLRDLQLERERSEASTDCGAPRRRASLQ
- a CDS encoding ABC transporter permease subunit codes for the protein MHTLSLSLLAQQAVQAPQTPTGLVLGFLLAIVALFIGVNYFTRTGSIARATLKEAIRQPVFILLAVVGVVVGVVNYYLPFFSLGEDTKMFVDCGLATTLICSLILAVWTASLSVAEEIEGKTAITLLSKPVTRREFILGKYFGILQASFWMIVIVGTVLVCLTYFKFGFDQKESGKELLDYVEWRGNIPSLQKDRYEAAVTLLPGLVLIFFESAVMAAVSVAISTRMPMIVNMTACFSIFIVGHLMPVLVRSALQDIPFVPFVAQFFATVLPALENFNMSAAVSTGKIIPSAYLLSTGAYAVAYSAAIVLLAFILFEDRDLA
- a CDS encoding class I SAM-dependent methyltransferase; this translates as MSEPSRFEAEIRAGQRFEFGRNWASFLEHLNEDRIQRAVGSLRSMLQVDRLDGRRFLDIGCGSGLFSLAARRLGARVVSFDFDPQSVACAEELRRREFSDDPEWIIHRGSALDEAFLTSLGEFDIVYSWGVLHHTGRMWTGVDLACRRVAGQGTLFIALYNDQGWLSRFWLRVKQAYCAHPVLRGLVLATFVPYFALRTTLKSLLRGRNEFAAYFEERGMSITHDWVDWLGGLPFEVAGFDETVRFCESRGFALVNSRSTKRLGCNEFVFRRGPAAG
- a CDS encoding ABC transporter transmembrane domain-containing protein, with translation MSAPTGFDRLLPRRIWTQSIGLRILLWSSLAAISIVVVLCIFALLVDLLVHHGHLVIAPDDAPRAVAFFGFDEGTTLPTGNTGLMPTAWALRNINPVGQLLAWGMRNEFLRTNRGSLFWLIFAWASFAALWTICRSRIRTLSSRLAAEVASRVRSDLHRQSLRVGLSGLDNTPNETVVSLFLRETGQIWDGVFAFARTWWREILTSVLVLLLLLRLDWRLTLQAVVPLAAAVWLYWYERRAGADQRRLAIDRASGAVRALSEGLGKPRLVRGYSMEHFEHEQFQTYLDRLTRDVLLGQNLEGSTIWTARAGIALLSAIVLFLIGARVLSETNPISLAVAATFLVGFGLLIRSVNALKHQVDARLKLDIASNAVQRYLLTIPEVSQAVGAKFIEPVSKSIIFENVTYAVGSSKPLLERFDLRIPARSSVAVVSFDRRVSRAIAYMLPRFIEPQAGRVLFDSEDVAWGTLESIRAEMLYVGGDDPLFTGTVLQNITCGDAKYTTMAATDAAKMVHAHQFIQKLPQGYETLLGEHGDRLDAGQSFRIGLARAALRNPACLVVEEPEITFDSVTKDAIDDAYSRLMNNRTVIFLPTRLSTVRRVDQVVLVNEGRVEAIGPYADLVTKSDLFRHWEYTTYNVYKKG